The Bdellovibrionales bacterium genomic interval AGTACCGCATCTAACATTTTTTCGTAGATGATACCTCCGTAACCCTTCTTAGAAGTGCTCAGTCGGAACACCTGTGGACTGGTGAATTCCTGTAGTTGTAATCGTGGCTTCATTCCCCATCCTTATTTCGCAAAACACCGTAAAGGCGAAATATTTATTGATAGGCCTAGCAAAATCAATAAGTATGTTTTTTCCCCTTCAAGGAGAATAATTTATGATTCCAGTGGTATTGTCAGGAGGCTCAGGGACTCGCCTATGGCCACTCTCTCGTATTAAGCTTCCTAAGCAATTCTGCTCTATTTTCGAGCAAAGCTTGCACTCTATGACGTTGTCGCGCCTTGCCAAATGGGGCACTCCCTATGTGGTAACGTCTCAAACCCTAAAAGATCTTACCGTTAAAAATCTCAACGAACTCGGCCTTAAAACCGACAACGTTATCTTAGAGCCACTTTCTAAAAATACCGCACCTGCCGTAGCTCTACTTACCGTTCTTCTTCTTCGCAGAGGCCAAGGGGATAGTGTGGCGGGAATCTTCCCTGCCGATCATATTATCGAAAATGAAGAGAAATTCACCGCCGCGATTCATCTCGCCAAGGAAGAAGCCCTCAAAGGAAAAGTGGTTATTTTAGGAATTCAACCGGATTACCCTGCCACAGGATATGGCTACATTCAAACTGGGAAAGATCTCCTCGCCCAGCAGGGAGAATTCGTAAGCCATCCTGTTCTCAAATTCCACGAAAAACCAAGTCTTGAGAAGGCCACTCAATTTATAAAATCGGAGGGTTACTACTGGAACGCAGGCATTTTCATTTTTAAAGTGAGCGCCATGGCAGATTATTTTAGAACCTATCAGCCGTCGATGTGGACCGACATTAACAAGCTCAATACGGACCTCAGTAATATCCAGGAAGTTTACTCTTCTTTGGACAGTATCAGCATCGATTACGCGATTATGGAGAAACTATTATCAGATGAGTTGGCGTGCATCCCTTGCGATATCGGTTGGAACGACGTGGGCTCCTGGGATGCGATATCCCAGATTCTCAGTGGCGCCAATCCCACCAATAAGATTGAAGTTCGCTCCAAACACAACTACGTGCAGAGTTCTCTTAAAAAAACTTATGCTTTCGTGGAAGTCGAGGACATGATTGTTGTCGACACAGCCGACGCCCTTTTAATTTCAAAAAAAGGAGCGTCACAAGGAGTTAAGGATGTCGTAGATATTCTTAAACTTCGCCAATCTTCTTTACTCAAGGACCACGTCTTTGAGGAGCGTCCTTGGGGTCGTTT includes:
- a CDS encoding mannose-1-phosphate guanylyltransferase/mannose-6-phosphate isomerase; the protein is MIPVVLSGGSGTRLWPLSRIKLPKQFCSIFEQSLHSMTLSRLAKWGTPYVVTSQTLKDLTVKNLNELGLKTDNVILEPLSKNTAPAVALLTVLLLRRGQGDSVAGIFPADHIIENEEKFTAAIHLAKEEALKGKVVILGIQPDYPATGYGYIQTGKDLLAQQGEFVSHPVLKFHEKPSLEKATQFIKSEGYYWNAGIFIFKVSAMADYFRTYQPSMWTDINKLNTDLSNIQEVYSSLDSISIDYAIMEKLLSDELACIPCDIGWNDVGSWDAISQILSGANPTNKIEVRSKHNYVQSSLKKTYAFVEVEDMIVVDTADALLISKKGASQGVKDVVDILKLRQSSLLKDHVFEERPWGRFEILKDTEIFKSKVVTVNPAQQLSYQSHSQREEHWLVTQGKGEVVLNDTTIPVNPGSYVKIPLGAKHRIRNIGEDPVEFVEVQLG